The proteins below are encoded in one region of Engystomops pustulosus chromosome 8, aEngPut4.maternal, whole genome shotgun sequence:
- the TNRC6A gene encoding trinucleotide repeat-containing gene 6A protein isoform X3 — protein MEERKNRKNDKKKKEAASKKASDQKNKVPEQILSQPQPVNGNSGISTVTSIQNNNAKRPTALASPQPQQQAVSRYPREVPPRFRHQEQKPPVKRGQQIPGIAASLGLATKVLNQESESSSAVCQERTSPEDQPGMPPIRDLVSHSPNQLDINHGSLGSHYESSHWGSVSSNGDPGTTWDKVIVDGTDKEAWPSITGSSPDLASECMDIESTANCGLEKGHIVPFRENVGEMDTVRNGIGHGSQSKILVGSNSNNAGNGSINGPWGVTHGPMISTCQDGPDSKSDSRHNRINAWGTVNNSMNGVVNPSTLNMNGNRGAWPVLDSNGHTHKGSNNTGTNVPSSTIGQVSNNRCINPKMGSSNPGSWGNIQENGSESEVNGTRKASYGGQPQNLNTEMTGPNNTTNFMTSSLPNSAGLMQTNELPHSTGHGAWSVGTMNHSPLHTTSVTNGTSIPHLSNGEETNGGSYGTTWGTSGSNYSGDKSSVPKGQANGDTVNATIMQPGMNGPSGPNFKTNGNKGGVWESGTVNSQNMHWGSENGGTSGGNQRGWGNPAQNTGTNIANGDWNKPNNQHSNEGEMAETGRKASNTWKSAEEENAGQNPTGSRGNETSNVWAKSTGTGESEGSVDSTGSQSEQSVDRRKVDQQTLLQSIVNRGDLDPRVLCNTGWGQTPIRQNTAWNIEAASPRSDRKTDNGTEAWGASVSKTSNSGGWVEKPNPNSNDTSSVSGWGDPKPATGWGDAKGSVSQGEWGDQFAATTGTVKSNQSWGNGKEDKSTWNDAQKVKQGWGGQSNDGWGENSKSNHWGAAKSSSSSDSDKSSSGWGETRSNSWGSVNANNNSGWVDSSKANASQGWAEPAKMNQGGGDASKCGPPRMESDHLQSEWGKKPETGSWGGPPANNKPSGWLGGPMSTPTKDEEPTGWEEPSPESIRRKMEIDDGTAAWGDPNQYKYKNVNMWDKNTSNTSSTGAEHPPQGHHLPPPTSAVPNKESSSGSGWGDTWQEPAAPAVDNGTAAWGKPMETGGGWGEQNSEMTSSSWSHTPIGQQAPGKPGPKSMQDSGWCGDEMTGTGGRGSGWDDDDVEIGMWNSNASQESNWPPYMKKMPSKGNMKNGNKPDDGWMNPFVKQFNNMGFSRESPDDTSQSNKMDISGGLLPDKRMDLDKSGLIGDYSRVIGKGPGPRHFSKESSMDHNPYFDKDGIVAEETQNLQFIANQNMKLPPNNSALPSQSLGSFPGLSMPNVSSVRQNGNPNMYGVGNAAQARGPQPPQAMNSSQPNLRAQVPPNMMPPQVPPSLLKYPPNNTGMNPLFGPQQVAMLNQLSQLTQLSQLSQINQISQLQRLLAQQQKVQNQRGGLAPGGRLQQEQQVRSMGMQQQQQQSRQLDPSLLMKQAMPPSQQQMLHQPPVKSFLDNVLPHSTPELPKVPSPINAFNGFSLGLNSNVNMDLGGMKEPQSRLRKWTTVDNNMSPNNSLDQNSSKHGAISSGFRLEDSPFGSYDFMNSSNSPSSPPGSIGDGWPSAKSPNGSSSVNWPPEFRPGEPWKGYPNIDPETDPYVTPGSVLNNLSISTVRGVDHLRDRNSGSSSSLNTTLPSNSAWSSIRASNYNVSHSSTAQSTSVRNSDPKPTWSPGPVSNTSLAHELWKVPLPSKSISAPSRPPPGLTGQKPPLSAWDNGSLRLGSGWGTSDSRYTPGSTWSDNSSGRITNWLVLKNLTPQIDGSTLRTLCMQHGPLITFHLNLPHGTALVRYSSKEEVVKAQKSLHMCVLGNTTILAEFASEEEISRFFAQGQSMTPSPSWQSLGSGHSRLGSLDSPHSISNRGDLNHWNSPGASGSSSGDLHGTSLWGTPNYSTSLWGNPSSDSRGLSSPSPVGGFLPVDHLNGEPL, from the exons CTCTTCCAATGGTGATCCAGGCACAACTTGGGATAAGGTCATTGTAGACGGCACGGATAAGGAAGCGTGGCCATCTATCACAGGCAGCAGCCCGGACCTGGCATCAGAATGTATGGACATTGAATCCACCGCAAACTGTGGGCTGGAGAAGGGCCACATCGTGCCATTCAGAGAGAACGTAGGGGAGATGGATACCGTAAGGAATGGCATCGGACACGGTTCTCAAAGCAAGATTTTGGTCGGCAGCAACAGCAATAATGCAGGCAATGGAAGTATTAATGGGCCCTGGGGTGTAACTCACGGACCCATGATAAGCACATGCCAAGATGGCCCCGATAGCAAATCAGACAGTAGGCACAACAGGATTAACGCTTGGGGCACCGTCAACAACTCGATGAACGGCGTTGTGAATCCAAGCACTTTGAACATGAATGGCAACCGCGGTGCCTGGCCTGTTTTGGACAGCAATGGACATACCCATAAAGGGTCTAACAATACTGGCACAAATGTTCCAAGCAGTACTATAGGTCAGGTGTCTAACAATCGGTGTATTAACCCGAAAATGGGAAGCTCTAACCCAGGCTCCTGGGGCAACATTCAGGAGAACGGCAGCGAATCTGAAGTCAATGGTACACGGAAGGCTTCTTACGGTGGACAACCTCAAAACCTTAACACTGAAATGACTGGACCAAATAACACTACTAACTTTATGACCTCTAGTTTACCAAACTCTGCTGGTTTAATGCAGACAAATGAACTGCCTCATTCTACAGGGCATGGGGCATGGAGTGTGGGCACCATGAATCATTCTCCACTTCACACCACTTCAGTTACAAATGGCACTTCCATTCCTCACCTCAGCAATGGCGAGGAAACAAACGGCGGATCGTACGGTACTACGTGGGGTACCTCCGGCTCAAACTACTCCGGAGACAAAAGTTCAGTCCCTAAAGGGCAAGCTAATGGCGACACTGTGAATGCGACAATAATGCAGCCGGGTATGAACGGGCCCAGCGGCCCAAACTTTAAAACCAACGGGAATAAAGGAGGAGTATGGGAGTCGGGGACTGTAAACTCCCAAAATATGCATTGGGGAAGCGAAAACGGAGGGACTTCTGGTGGAAATCAGAGAGGATGGGGAAACCCAGCACAAAACACTGGCACTAATATAGCAAACGGAGATTGGAACAAACCTAATAATCAGCATTCCAATGAGGGGGAAATGGCGGAAACCGGCAGGAAAGCGTCAAACACCTGGAAGTCTGCCGAGGAGGAGAATGCAGGGCAAAATCCAACAGGGTCTAGGGGCAATGAGACTAGTAATGTATGGGCCAAAAGTACAGGTACCGGGGAAAGCGAGGGTAGCGTAGACAGCACTGGAAGTCAGAGCGAGCAGTCTGTAGACAGAAGGAAAGTGGACCAACAAACATTACTCCAAAGTATTGTAAATAGAGGTGACCTGGACCCTCGGGTCTTGTGCAACACTGGCTGGGGTCAGACTCCTATTAGACAGAACACTGCCTGGAACATTGAAGCTGCTTCGCCTCGGAGCGACAGAAAGACTGACAATGGAACAGAAGCTTGGGGGGCCTCTGTGTCAAAGACTTCTAACTCAGGGGGATGGGTGGAAAAACCCAACCCTAATAGCAATGATACCTCATCAGTATCTGGGTGGGGAGATCCAAAGCCTGCTACAGGGTGGGGCGATGCCAAAGGCTCAGTTAGccaaggggaatggggggatcaATTTGCTGCTACTACTGGAACGGTCAAGAGCAATCAATCGTGGGGGAACGGTAAAGAGGACAAATCCACTTGGAACGATGCACAAAAGGTCAAACAAGGTTGGGGTGGGCAAAGTAACGATGGCTGGGGAGAAAATTCCAAAAGTAATCATTGGGGCGCGGCAAAGTCTAGTTCTAGCAGCGACAGCGACAAATCGAGCTCTGGATGGGGAGAAACTAGATCCAACTCCTGGGGGAGCGTGAATGCCAATAACAATTCTGGTTGGGTTGACTCTTCTAAAGCGAATGCAAGCCAGGGATGGGCTGAACCGGCCAAGATGAATCAAGGAGGGGGCGATGCTTCCAAATGTGGCCCACCTCGAATGGAGAGCGATCATCTGCAATCAGAATGGGGAAAGAAGCCAGAGACCGGGTCATGGGGCGGCCCGCCAGCCAACAATAAACCATCAGGCTGGTTAGGCGGACCCATGTCCACTCCGACTAAAGACGAGGAGCCCACCGGATGGGAAGAGCCTTCTCCAGAGTCTATTcgacgcaaaatggaaatagatGATGGGACTGCTGCCTGGGGAGATCCGAATCAGTACAAATACAAGAATGTGAACATGTGGGATAAAAACACCTCTAATACGTCCTCCACAGGGGCAGAACATCCACCACAAGGGCATCATCTGCCCCCTCCCACAAGTGCCGTGCCAAACAAGGAGAGCAGCAGCGGCTCTG GTTGGGGAGATACTTGGCAAGAGCCAGCAGCTCCAGCTGTGGATAATGGAACCGCTGCCTGGGGGAAACCCATGGAGACTGGTGGCGGCTGGGGGGAACAAAATTCAGAAATGACATCATCTAGTTGGAGCCATACTCCCATCGGTCAACAGGCTCCAGGCAAACCCG GTCCCAAATCTATGCAAGACAGTGGCTGGTGTGGAGATGAAATGACTGGGACTGGGGGCCGTGGCAGCGGATGGGATGACGATGATGTAGAAATAGGAATGTGGAACAGCAACGCCTCCCAGGAATCCAACTGGCCGCCATATATGAAGAAAATGCCTTCAAAG GGAAATATGAAGAATGGGAATAAACCGGATGACGGCTGGATGAACCCGTTTGTTAAGCAGTTCAATAACATGGGATTTTCA AGAGAGTCACCCGATGACACTTCACAGAGCAATAAAATGGATATTTCGGGAG GGCTATTACCAGACAAGCGGATGGATCTGGATAAATCGGGCCTTATAGGGGATTACAGCCGGGTTATTGGGAAAGGCCCTGGGCCTCGCCACTTTTCCAAAGAGTCTTCCATGGATCACAATCCTTACTTCGATAAG GATGGCATTGTAGCAGAAGAGACACAAAATCTGCAGTTTATTGCCAATCAGAACATGAAGCTTCCCCCTAATAATAGTGCACTACCTTCTCAATCCCTCGGCTCCTTCCCAGGGTTGTCTATGCCAAATGTCAGCTCTGTTAGACAG AACGGCAATCCCAATATGTATGGTGTTGGCAATGCAGCACAAGCTCGGGGCCCGCAGCCGCCTCAAGCAATGAACTCTTCTCAGCCTAATCTCCGTGCGCAAGTGCCTCCAAATATGATGCCCCCTCAG GTTCCTCCCTCCTTACTGAAGTATCCACCTAACAATACAGGAATGAATCCATTGTTTGGTCCTCAGCAAGTAGCCATGTTAAACCAACTTTCTCAGCTTACCCAACTCTCCCAGCTCTCTCAGATCAATCAGATCTCCCAGCTACAG AGGTTATTGGCTCAGCAGCAGAAGGTGCAGAACCAGAGGGGAGGACTGGCCCCCGGGGGGCGCCTGCAGCAGGAACAGCAG GTCCGCTCCATGGGAatgcaacagcagcagcaacagtcCCGCCAGCTTGACCCCAGCCTCCTGATGAAGCAAGCAATGCCTCCTTCACAACAGCAGATGCTTCACCAGCCTCCTGTCAAGTCTTTCCTAGACAATGTCCTCCCCCACTCAACCCCTGAACTTCCAAAAGTTCCTTCACCCATTAATGCTTTCAATGGCTTTTCATTAG GCTTGAACTCAAATGTAAATATGGACCTCGGGGGAATGAAGGAACCACAGTCCCGCCTGAGGAAGTGGACTACAGTTGATAATAATATGTCTCCTAATAATTCACTGGACCAGAACTCCAGTAAACATG GTGCTATTTCAAGTGGTTTTAGACTTGAAGATTCTCCATTTGGCTCTTATGACTTCATGAACAGCAGTAACTCTCCATCCAGCCCTCCAGGATCTATAGGGGACGGCTGGCCCAGTGCCAAATCGCCAAATGGCTCCAGCAGTGTCAATTGGCCACCAG AATTTCGTCCTGGTGAGCCGTGGAAAGGATATCCAAACATTGACCCTGAAACTGACCCCTATGTCACCCCTGGCAGTGTCCTCAATAATCTGTCTATTAGTACTGTGAGGGGTGTTGACCACCTCAGGGACAGAAACAGTG GGTCGTCCTCATCTCTGAACACCACGCTGCCTTCAAATAGTGCCTGGTCATCCATTCGTGCCTCCAACTACAATGTCTCCCACAGCAGTACCGCACAAAGCACTTCAG TTAGAAATAGTGATCCCAAACCAACTTGGTCCCCTGGTCCCGTCAGCAACACCTCCTTGGCTCACGAGCTATGGAAAGTCCCTCTGCCATCGAAAAGCATCAGTGCTCCGTCCAGGCCTCCCCCAGGGCTGACTGGTCAGAAGCCGCCGTTATCTGCCTGGGATAATGGCTCCCTGCGCCTGGGTAGTGGCTGGGGAACTTCTGATTCCAGATACACACCAG GTTCCACTTGGAGTGATAATAGCTCAGGGAGAATAACTAATTGGCTAGTTCTGAAAAACCTAACACCTCAA ATTGATGGCTCCACCCTGCGCACCCTGTGCATGCAGCATGGACCTCTGATTACATTCCATCTGAACCTGCCCCATGGTACTGCTCTGGTCCGTTACAGTTCCAAGGAAGAGGTAGTAAAGGCACAAAAGTCTCTGCACAT GTGTGTTTTGGGGAACACTACTATCCTTGCCGAGTTTGCTAGTGAAGAGGAGATCAGTCGTTTCTTTGCACAAGGCCAGTCGATGACCCCTTCCCCGAGCTGGCAGTCCCTGGGCTCCGGCCACTCCCGGCTCGGCTCGCTGGATAGCCCCCACAGCATCTCGAATCGTGGAGACCTCAATCACTGGAACAGCCCAGGTGCTTCTGGCTCCAGCTCTGGAGATCTTCATGGCACTTCTCTCTGGGGCACCCCAAACTATTCCACAAGCTTATGGGGTAACCCGAGCAGCGACAGCAGGGGTCTGAGCAGCCCGTCACCCGTGGGCGGTTTCCTCCCTGTCGATCACTTAAACGGAGAACCCCTGTAG
- the TNRC6A gene encoding trinucleotide repeat-containing gene 6A protein isoform X2, with protein sequence MRELEAAATKDIEGSLRRSAAQEEEVQLMEERKNRKNDKKKKEAASKKASDQKNKVPEQILSQPQPVNGNSGISTVTSIQNNNAKRPTALASPQPQQQAVSRYPREVPPRFRHQEQKPPVKRGQQIPGIAASLGLATKVLNQESESSSAVCQERTSPEDQPDINHGSLGSHYESSHWGSVSSNGDPGTTWDKVIVDGTDKEAWPSITGSSPDLASECMDIESTANCGLEKGHIVPFRENVGEMDTVRNGIGHGSQSKILVGSNSNNAGNGSINGPWGVTHGPMISTCQDGPDSKSDSRHNRINAWGTVNNSMNGVVNPSTLNMNGNRGAWPVLDSNGHTHKGSNNTGTNVPSSTIGQVSNNRCINPKMGSSNPGSWGNIQENGSESEVNGTRKASYGGQPQNLNTEMTGPNNTTNFMTSSLPNSAGLMQTNELPHSTGHGAWSVGTMNHSPLHTTSVTNGTSIPHLSNGEETNGGSYGTTWGTSGSNYSGDKSSVPKGQANGDTVNATIMQPGMNGPSGPNFKTNGNKGGVWESGTVNSQNMHWGSENGGTSGGNQRGWGNPAQNTGTNIANGDWNKPNNQHSNEGEMAETGRKASNTWKSAEEENAGQNPTGSRGNETSNVWAKSTGTGESEGSVDSTGSQSEQSVDRRKVDQQTLLQSIVNRGDLDPRVLCNTGWGQTPIRQNTAWNIEAASPRSDRKTDNGTEAWGASVSKTSNSGGWVEKPNPNSNDTSSVSGWGDPKPATGWGDAKGSVSQGEWGDQFAATTGTVKSNQSWGNGKEDKSTWNDAQKVKQGWGGQSNDGWGENSKSNHWGAAKSSSSSDSDKSSSGWGETRSNSWGSVNANNNSGWVDSSKANASQGWAEPAKMNQGGGDASKCGPPRMESDHLQSEWGKKPETGSWGGPPANNKPSGWLGGPMSTPTKDEEPTGWEEPSPESIRRKMEIDDGTAAWGDPNQYKYKNVNMWDKNTSNTSSTGAEHPPQGHHLPPPTSAVPNKESSSGSGWGDTWQEPAAPAVDNGTAAWGKPMETGGGWGEQNSEMTSSSWSHTPIGQQAPGKPGPKSMQDSGWCGDEMTGTGGRGSGWDDDDVEIGMWNSNASQESNWPPYMKKMPSKGNMKNGNKPDDGWMNPFVKQFNNMGFSRESPDDTSQSNKMDISGGLLPDKRMDLDKSGLIGDYSRVIGKGPGPRHFSKESSMDHNPYFDKDGIVAEETQNLQFIANQNMKLPPNNSALPSQSLGSFPGLSMPNVSSVRQNGNPNMYGVGNAAQARGPQPPQAMNSSQPNLRAQVPPNMMPPQVPPSLLKYPPNNTGMNPLFGPQQVAMLNQLSQLTQLSQLSQINQISQLQRLLAQQQKVQNQRGGLAPGGRLQQEQQVRSMGMQQQQQQSRQLDPSLLMKQAMPPSQQQMLHQPPVKSFLDNVLPHSTPELPKVPSPINAFNGFSLGLNSNVNMDLGGMKEPQSRLRKWTTVDNNMSPNNSLDQNSSKHGAISSGFRLEDSPFGSYDFMNSSNSPSSPPGSIGDGWPSAKSPNGSSSVNWPPEFRPGEPWKGYPNIDPETDPYVTPGSVLNNLSISTVRGVDHLRDRNSGSSSSLNTTLPSNSAWSSIRASNYNVSHSSTAQSTSVRNSDPKPTWSPGPVSNTSLAHELWKVPLPSKSISAPSRPPPGLTGQKPPLSAWDNGSLRLGSGWGTSDSRYTPGSTWSDNSSGRITNWLVLKNLTPQIDGSTLRTLCMQHGPLITFHLNLPHGTALVRYSSKEEVVKAQKSLHMCVLGNTTILAEFASEEEISRFFAQGQSMTPSPSWQSLGSGHSRLGSLDSPHSISNRGDLNHWNSPGASGSSSGDLHGTSLWGTPNYSTSLWGNPSSDSRGLSSPSPVGGFLPVDHLNGEPL encoded by the exons CTCTTCCAATGGTGATCCAGGCACAACTTGGGATAAGGTCATTGTAGACGGCACGGATAAGGAAGCGTGGCCATCTATCACAGGCAGCAGCCCGGACCTGGCATCAGAATGTATGGACATTGAATCCACCGCAAACTGTGGGCTGGAGAAGGGCCACATCGTGCCATTCAGAGAGAACGTAGGGGAGATGGATACCGTAAGGAATGGCATCGGACACGGTTCTCAAAGCAAGATTTTGGTCGGCAGCAACAGCAATAATGCAGGCAATGGAAGTATTAATGGGCCCTGGGGTGTAACTCACGGACCCATGATAAGCACATGCCAAGATGGCCCCGATAGCAAATCAGACAGTAGGCACAACAGGATTAACGCTTGGGGCACCGTCAACAACTCGATGAACGGCGTTGTGAATCCAAGCACTTTGAACATGAATGGCAACCGCGGTGCCTGGCCTGTTTTGGACAGCAATGGACATACCCATAAAGGGTCTAACAATACTGGCACAAATGTTCCAAGCAGTACTATAGGTCAGGTGTCTAACAATCGGTGTATTAACCCGAAAATGGGAAGCTCTAACCCAGGCTCCTGGGGCAACATTCAGGAGAACGGCAGCGAATCTGAAGTCAATGGTACACGGAAGGCTTCTTACGGTGGACAACCTCAAAACCTTAACACTGAAATGACTGGACCAAATAACACTACTAACTTTATGACCTCTAGTTTACCAAACTCTGCTGGTTTAATGCAGACAAATGAACTGCCTCATTCTACAGGGCATGGGGCATGGAGTGTGGGCACCATGAATCATTCTCCACTTCACACCACTTCAGTTACAAATGGCACTTCCATTCCTCACCTCAGCAATGGCGAGGAAACAAACGGCGGATCGTACGGTACTACGTGGGGTACCTCCGGCTCAAACTACTCCGGAGACAAAAGTTCAGTCCCTAAAGGGCAAGCTAATGGCGACACTGTGAATGCGACAATAATGCAGCCGGGTATGAACGGGCCCAGCGGCCCAAACTTTAAAACCAACGGGAATAAAGGAGGAGTATGGGAGTCGGGGACTGTAAACTCCCAAAATATGCATTGGGGAAGCGAAAACGGAGGGACTTCTGGTGGAAATCAGAGAGGATGGGGAAACCCAGCACAAAACACTGGCACTAATATAGCAAACGGAGATTGGAACAAACCTAATAATCAGCATTCCAATGAGGGGGAAATGGCGGAAACCGGCAGGAAAGCGTCAAACACCTGGAAGTCTGCCGAGGAGGAGAATGCAGGGCAAAATCCAACAGGGTCTAGGGGCAATGAGACTAGTAATGTATGGGCCAAAAGTACAGGTACCGGGGAAAGCGAGGGTAGCGTAGACAGCACTGGAAGTCAGAGCGAGCAGTCTGTAGACAGAAGGAAAGTGGACCAACAAACATTACTCCAAAGTATTGTAAATAGAGGTGACCTGGACCCTCGGGTCTTGTGCAACACTGGCTGGGGTCAGACTCCTATTAGACAGAACACTGCCTGGAACATTGAAGCTGCTTCGCCTCGGAGCGACAGAAAGACTGACAATGGAACAGAAGCTTGGGGGGCCTCTGTGTCAAAGACTTCTAACTCAGGGGGATGGGTGGAAAAACCCAACCCTAATAGCAATGATACCTCATCAGTATCTGGGTGGGGAGATCCAAAGCCTGCTACAGGGTGGGGCGATGCCAAAGGCTCAGTTAGccaaggggaatggggggatcaATTTGCTGCTACTACTGGAACGGTCAAGAGCAATCAATCGTGGGGGAACGGTAAAGAGGACAAATCCACTTGGAACGATGCACAAAAGGTCAAACAAGGTTGGGGTGGGCAAAGTAACGATGGCTGGGGAGAAAATTCCAAAAGTAATCATTGGGGCGCGGCAAAGTCTAGTTCTAGCAGCGACAGCGACAAATCGAGCTCTGGATGGGGAGAAACTAGATCCAACTCCTGGGGGAGCGTGAATGCCAATAACAATTCTGGTTGGGTTGACTCTTCTAAAGCGAATGCAAGCCAGGGATGGGCTGAACCGGCCAAGATGAATCAAGGAGGGGGCGATGCTTCCAAATGTGGCCCACCTCGAATGGAGAGCGATCATCTGCAATCAGAATGGGGAAAGAAGCCAGAGACCGGGTCATGGGGCGGCCCGCCAGCCAACAATAAACCATCAGGCTGGTTAGGCGGACCCATGTCCACTCCGACTAAAGACGAGGAGCCCACCGGATGGGAAGAGCCTTCTCCAGAGTCTATTcgacgcaaaatggaaatagatGATGGGACTGCTGCCTGGGGAGATCCGAATCAGTACAAATACAAGAATGTGAACATGTGGGATAAAAACACCTCTAATACGTCCTCCACAGGGGCAGAACATCCACCACAAGGGCATCATCTGCCCCCTCCCACAAGTGCCGTGCCAAACAAGGAGAGCAGCAGCGGCTCTG GTTGGGGAGATACTTGGCAAGAGCCAGCAGCTCCAGCTGTGGATAATGGAACCGCTGCCTGGGGGAAACCCATGGAGACTGGTGGCGGCTGGGGGGAACAAAATTCAGAAATGACATCATCTAGTTGGAGCCATACTCCCATCGGTCAACAGGCTCCAGGCAAACCCG GTCCCAAATCTATGCAAGACAGTGGCTGGTGTGGAGATGAAATGACTGGGACTGGGGGCCGTGGCAGCGGATGGGATGACGATGATGTAGAAATAGGAATGTGGAACAGCAACGCCTCCCAGGAATCCAACTGGCCGCCATATATGAAGAAAATGCCTTCAAAG GGAAATATGAAGAATGGGAATAAACCGGATGACGGCTGGATGAACCCGTTTGTTAAGCAGTTCAATAACATGGGATTTTCA AGAGAGTCACCCGATGACACTTCACAGAGCAATAAAATGGATATTTCGGGAG GGCTATTACCAGACAAGCGGATGGATCTGGATAAATCGGGCCTTATAGGGGATTACAGCCGGGTTATTGGGAAAGGCCCTGGGCCTCGCCACTTTTCCAAAGAGTCTTCCATGGATCACAATCCTTACTTCGATAAG GATGGCATTGTAGCAGAAGAGACACAAAATCTGCAGTTTATTGCCAATCAGAACATGAAGCTTCCCCCTAATAATAGTGCACTACCTTCTCAATCCCTCGGCTCCTTCCCAGGGTTGTCTATGCCAAATGTCAGCTCTGTTAGACAG AACGGCAATCCCAATATGTATGGTGTTGGCAATGCAGCACAAGCTCGGGGCCCGCAGCCGCCTCAAGCAATGAACTCTTCTCAGCCTAATCTCCGTGCGCAAGTGCCTCCAAATATGATGCCCCCTCAG GTTCCTCCCTCCTTACTGAAGTATCCACCTAACAATACAGGAATGAATCCATTGTTTGGTCCTCAGCAAGTAGCCATGTTAAACCAACTTTCTCAGCTTACCCAACTCTCCCAGCTCTCTCAGATCAATCAGATCTCCCAGCTACAG AGGTTATTGGCTCAGCAGCAGAAGGTGCAGAACCAGAGGGGAGGACTGGCCCCCGGGGGGCGCCTGCAGCAGGAACAGCAG GTCCGCTCCATGGGAatgcaacagcagcagcaacagtcCCGCCAGCTTGACCCCAGCCTCCTGATGAAGCAAGCAATGCCTCCTTCACAACAGCAGATGCTTCACCAGCCTCCTGTCAAGTCTTTCCTAGACAATGTCCTCCCCCACTCAACCCCTGAACTTCCAAAAGTTCCTTCACCCATTAATGCTTTCAATGGCTTTTCATTAG GCTTGAACTCAAATGTAAATATGGACCTCGGGGGAATGAAGGAACCACAGTCCCGCCTGAGGAAGTGGACTACAGTTGATAATAATATGTCTCCTAATAATTCACTGGACCAGAACTCCAGTAAACATG GTGCTATTTCAAGTGGTTTTAGACTTGAAGATTCTCCATTTGGCTCTTATGACTTCATGAACAGCAGTAACTCTCCATCCAGCCCTCCAGGATCTATAGGGGACGGCTGGCCCAGTGCCAAATCGCCAAATGGCTCCAGCAGTGTCAATTGGCCACCAG AATTTCGTCCTGGTGAGCCGTGGAAAGGATATCCAAACATTGACCCTGAAACTGACCCCTATGTCACCCCTGGCAGTGTCCTCAATAATCTGTCTATTAGTACTGTGAGGGGTGTTGACCACCTCAGGGACAGAAACAGTG GGTCGTCCTCATCTCTGAACACCACGCTGCCTTCAAATAGTGCCTGGTCATCCATTCGTGCCTCCAACTACAATGTCTCCCACAGCAGTACCGCACAAAGCACTTCAG TTAGAAATAGTGATCCCAAACCAACTTGGTCCCCTGGTCCCGTCAGCAACACCTCCTTGGCTCACGAGCTATGGAAAGTCCCTCTGCCATCGAAAAGCATCAGTGCTCCGTCCAGGCCTCCCCCAGGGCTGACTGGTCAGAAGCCGCCGTTATCTGCCTGGGATAATGGCTCCCTGCGCCTGGGTAGTGGCTGGGGAACTTCTGATTCCAGATACACACCAG GTTCCACTTGGAGTGATAATAGCTCAGGGAGAATAACTAATTGGCTAGTTCTGAAAAACCTAACACCTCAA ATTGATGGCTCCACCCTGCGCACCCTGTGCATGCAGCATGGACCTCTGATTACATTCCATCTGAACCTGCCCCATGGTACTGCTCTGGTCCGTTACAGTTCCAAGGAAGAGGTAGTAAAGGCACAAAAGTCTCTGCACAT GTGTGTTTTGGGGAACACTACTATCCTTGCCGAGTTTGCTAGTGAAGAGGAGATCAGTCGTTTCTTTGCACAAGGCCAGTCGATGACCCCTTCCCCGAGCTGGCAGTCCCTGGGCTCCGGCCACTCCCGGCTCGGCTCGCTGGATAGCCCCCACAGCATCTCGAATCGTGGAGACCTCAATCACTGGAACAGCCCAGGTGCTTCTGGCTCCAGCTCTGGAGATCTTCATGGCACTTCTCTCTGGGGCACCCCAAACTATTCCACAAGCTTATGGGGTAACCCGAGCAGCGACAGCAGGGGTCTGAGCAGCCCGTCACCCGTGGGCGGTTTCCTCCCTGTCGATCACTTAAACGGAGAACCCCTGTAG